A genomic region of Nomascus leucogenys isolate Asia unplaced genomic scaffold, Asia_NLE_v1 002153F_13721_qpd_obj, whole genome shotgun sequence contains the following coding sequences:
- the LOC115833921 gene encoding LOW QUALITY PROTEIN: sal-like protein 4 (The sequence of the model RefSeq protein was modified relative to this genomic sequence to represent the inferred CDS: inserted 3 bases in 3 codons; deleted 2 bases in 2 codons; substituted 1 base at 1 genomic stop codon), producing FVGSAAGSEICLSLSCGPKLHWYLDDGVYLRGQWGGAPVNHPGNDEVASEDEATVKRLRREETHVCEKCCAEFFSISEFLEHKKNCTKNPPVLIMNDSEGPVPSEDFSGAVLSHQPASPSSKDGHRENGGSSEDMKEKPGAESVVYLKTETALPSXPQDISYLAKGKVANTNVTLQALRGTKVAVNQRSADALPAPVPGANSIPWVLEQILCLQQQQLQQIQLTEQIRIQVNMWASHALHSSGAGADTLKTLGSHMSQQVSAAVALLSQKAGSQGLSLDALKQAKLPHANIPSATSSLSPGLAPFALKPDGTRVLPNVMSRLPSALLPQAPGSVLFQSPFSAVALDTSKKGKGKPPNISAVDVKPKDDAVLYKHKCKYCSKVFGTDSSLQIHLRSHTGERPFVCSVCGHRFTTKGNLKVHFHRHPQVKANPQLFAEFQDKVAAGNGIPYALSLPDPVDEPSLSLDSKPVLVTTSVGLPQNLSSGTNPKDLTGGPLPGDLQPGPSPESEGGPTLPGVGPNHNSPRAGGFQGSGTPEPGSETLKLQQLVENIDKATTDPNECLICHRVLSCQSSLKMHYRTHTGERPFQCKICGRAFSTKGNLKTHLGVHRTNTSIKTQHSCPICQKKFTNAVMLQQHIRMHMGGQIPNTPLPENPCDFTGSEPMTVGENGSTGAVCHDDVIESIDVEEVSSQEAPSSSSKVPTPLPSIHSASPTLGFAMMASLDAPGKVGPAPFNLQRQGSRENGSVESDGLTNDSSSLMGDQEYQSRSPDILETTSFQALSPANSQAESIKSKSPDAGSKAESSENSRTEMEGRSSLPSTFIRAQPTYVKVEVPGTFVGPSTLSPGMAPLLVAQPRRQAKQHGCTRCGKNFSSASALQIHERTHTGEKPFVCNICGRAFTTKGNLKVHYMTHGANNNSARRGRKLAIENTMXLLGTDGKRVSEVFPXEILAPSVNVDPVVWNQYTSMLNGGLAVKTNEISVIQSGGVPTLPVSLGATSVVNXLPTVSKMDGSQSGISADVEKPSATEGVAKHQFPHFLEENKIAVS from the exons ATTCGTAGGCTCAGCTGCTGGGTCTGAGATATGCCTGTCTTTGTCCTGTGGCCCCAAGCTCCATTGGTATCTGGATGATGGGGTATACCTGAGAGGACAGTGGGGAG GTGCTCCAGTGAACCACCCAGGGAATGACGAGGTGGCGAGTGAGGACGAAGCCACAGTAAAGCGGCTTCGTCGGGAGGAGACGCACGTCTGTGAGAAATGCTGTGCGGAGTTCTTCAGCATCTCTGAGTTCCTGGAACATAAGAAAAATTGCACTAAAAATCCACCTGTCCTCATCATGAATGACAGCGAGGGGCCGGTGCCTTCAGAAGACTTCTCCGGAGCTGTACTGAGCCACCAGCCCGCCAGTCCCAGCAGTAAGGATGGTCACAGGGAGAATGGCGGCAGCTCAGAGGACATGAAGGAGAAGCCGGGTGCGGAGTCTGTGGTGTACCTAAAGACAGAGACAGCCCTGCCAT ACCCCCAGGACATAAGCTATTTAGCCAAAGGCAAAGTGGCCAACACTAACGTGACCTTGCAGGCACTACGGGGCACCAAGGTGGCGGTGAATCAGCGGAGCGCGGATGCACTCCCCGCCCCCGTGCCTGGTGCCAACAGCATCCCATGGGTCCTCGAGCAGATCTTGtgtctgcagcagcagcagctacagCAGATCCAGCTCACCGAGCAGATCCGCATCCAGGTGAACATGTGGGCCTCCCACGCCCTCCACTCGAGTGGGGCAGGGGCTGACACTCTGAAGACCTTGGGCAGCCACATGTCTCAGCAGGTTTCTGCAGCTGTGGCTTTGCTCAGCCAGAAAGCTGGAAGCCAAGGTCTGTCTCTGGATGCCTTGAAACAAGCCAAGCTACCTCACGCCAACATCCCTTCTGCCACCAGCTCCCTGTCCCCAGGGCTGGCACCATTCGCTCTGAAGCCGGATGGGACCCGGGTGCTCCCGAACGTCATGTCCCGCCTCCCGAGCGCTTTGCTTCCTCAGGCCCCGGGCTCGGTGCTCTTCCAGAGCCCTTTCTCCGCTGTGGCGCTAGACACATccaagaaagggaaggggaagccaCCGAACATCTCCGCGGTGGATGTCAAACCCAAAGATGACGCGGTCCTCTACAAGCACAAGTGTAAGTACTGTAGCAAGGTTTTTGGGACTGATAGCTCCTTGCAGATCCACCTCCGCTCCCACACTGGAGAGAGACCCTTCGTGTGCTCTGTCTGTGGTCATCGCTTCACCACCAAGGGCAACCTCAAGGTGCACTTTCACCGACATCCCCAGGTGAAGGCAAACCCCCAGCTGTTTGCCGAGTTCCAGGACAAAGTGGCGGCCGGCAATGGCATCCCCTATGCACTCTCTCTACCTGACCCCGTAGATGAACCGAGTCTTTCTTTAGACAGCAAACCTGTCCTTGTAACCACCTCTGTAGGGCTACCTCAGAATCTTTCTTCGGGGACTAATCCCAAGGACCTCACGGGTGGCCCCTTGCCCGGTGACCTGCAGCCTGGGCCTTCTCCAGAAAGTGAGGGTGGACCCACACTCCCTGGGGTGGGACCAAACCATAATTCCCCAAGGGCTGGTGGCTTCCAAGGGAGTGGGACCCCTGAGCCAGGGTCAGAGACCCTGAAATTGCAGCAGCTGGTGGAGAACATCGACAAGGCCACCACTGATCCCAACGAATGTCTCATTTGCCACCGAGTCTTAAGCTGCCAGAGCTCCCTCAAGATGCATTATCGCACCCACACCGGGGAGAGACCGTTCCAGTGTAAGATCTGTGGCCGAGCCTTTTCTACCAAAGGTAACCTGAAGACACACCTCGGGGTTCACCGAACCAACACGTCCATTAAGACGCAGCATTCGTGCCCCATCTGCCAGAAGAAGTTCACTAATGCCGTGATGCTGCAGCAACATATTCGGATGCACATGGGCGGTCAGATTCCCAACACGCCCCTGCCAGAGAATCCCTGTGACTTTACGGGTTCTGAGCCAATGACGGTGGGTGAGAACGGTAGCACCGGCGCTGTCTGCCACGATGATGTCATCGAAAGCATCGATGTAGAGGAAGTCAGCTCCCAGGAGGCTCCCAGCAGCTCCTCCAAGGTCCCCACACCTCTTCCCAGCATCCACTCGGCATCACCCACGCTAGGGTTTGCCATGATGGCTTCCTTAGATGCCCCAGGGAAAGTGGGTCCTGCCCCTTTTAACCTGCAGCGCCAGGGCAGCAGAGAAAACGGTTCCGTGGAGAGCGACGGCTTGACCAACGACTCATCCTCGCTGATGGGAGACCAGGAGTATCAGAGCCGAAGCCCAGACATCCTGGAAACCACATCCTTCCAGGCACTCTCCCCGGCCAATAGTCAAGCCGAAAGCATCAAGTCAAAGTCTCCCGATGCTGGGAGCAAAGCAGAGAGCTCCGAGAACAGCCGCACTGAGATGGAAG GTCGGAGCAGTCTCCCTTCCACGTTTATCCGAGCCCAGCCGACTTATGTCAAGGTTGAAGTTCCTGGCACGTTTGTGGGACCCTCAACATTGTCCCCAGGGATGGCCCCTTTGTTAGTAGCCCAGCCGCGCCGACAGGCCAAGCAACATGGCTGCACACGGTGTGGGAAGAACTTCTCATCTGCTAGCGCTCTTCAGATCCACGAGcggactcacactggagagaagcctttTGTGTGCAACATTTGTGGACGAGCTTTTACCACCAAAGGCAACTTAAAG GTTCACTACATGACACAC GGGGCGAACAATAACTCAGCCCGCCGTGGAAGGAAGTTGGCCATCGAGAACACCA CTCTGTTAGGTACGGACGGAAAAAGAGTCTCAGAAGTCTTTC AGGAAATACTGGCCCCTTCGGTGAACGTGGACCCTGTTGTGTGG AACCAGTACACCAGCATGCTCAATGGGGGTCTGGCCGTGAAGACCAATGAAATCTCTGTGATCCAGAGTGGAGGGGTTCCTACCCTCCCGGTTTCCTTGGGGGCCACCTCCGTCGTGAATTAATTGCCGACTGTCTCCAAGATGGATGGCTCCCAGTCGGGTATCAGTGCAGATGTGGAAAAACCAAGTGCTACTGAGGGCGTTGCCAAACACCAGTTTCCTCACTTCCTGGAAGAAAACAAGATTGCGGTCAGCTAA